The proteins below come from a single Aegilops tauschii subsp. strangulata cultivar AL8/78 chromosome 6, Aet v6.0, whole genome shotgun sequence genomic window:
- the LOC109746264 gene encoding glutamate--tRNA ligase, chloroplastic/mitochondrial — MAASSFMGSSSRLRVGLLPSVTPRLGRRALAARASADGGGGPVRVRFAPSPTGNLHVGGARTALFNYLFARSRGGKFVLRVEDTDLERSTKKSEEAVLSDLSWLGLDWDEGPDIGGDFGPYRQSERNALYKEHAQKLMESGAVYRCFCSSEELEKMKVTANQMKIPPVYMGKWATASDAEVQQELEKGTPYTYRFRVPKEGSLKINDLIRGEVSWNLNTLGDFVIMRSNGQPVYNFCVTVDDATMRISHVIRAEEHLPNTLRQALIYKALGFAMPLFAHVSLILAPDKSKLSKRHGATSVGQYKEMGYLPQAMVNYLALLGWGDGTENEFFTIDDLVEKFTINRVNKSGAVFDATKLKWMNGQHLRSLPSDLLIKDFEDRWRSTGILLESESGFAKEAAELLKEGIDLITDADAALCKLLSYPLHDTLSSDEAKSVVEDKLSEVASGLIAAYDSGELGQALAEGHDGWKKWVKSFGKTHKRKGKSLFMPLRVLLTGKLHGPAMDSTVILVHKAGTSGAVAPHSGFVSIAERFKILKEVDWESLQKQQESPVESAVPAAS, encoded by the exons ATGGCGGCGAGCAGCTTCATGGGGTCGTCGTCGCGGCTCCGCGTCGGCCTCCTCCCGTCCGTGACCCCGCGCCTCGGCCGCCGCGCACTCGCCGCCCGCGCCTccgcggacggcggcggcggcccggtcCGCGTCCGCTTCGCGCCGTCGCCCACCGGCAACCTCCACGTCGGGGGCGCCCGCACCGCGCTCTTCAACTACCTATTCGCGCGCTCCAGGGGCGGCAAGTTCGTCCTCCGCGTCGAGGACACCGACCTCGAGCGCTCCACCAAGAAGTCCGAGGAGGCCGTCCTCAGCGACCTCTCCTGGCTCGGCCTCGACTGGGACGAAG GCCCGGACATTGGTGGCGATTTCGGCCCTTACCGCCAGTCTGAGCGCAATGCTCTGTACAAAGAGCATGCCCAGAAGCTAATGGAGTCTGGTGCTGTTTATCGCTGCTTCTGCTCTAGTGAG GAACTTGAGAAAATGAAGGTAACTGCGAATCAGATGAAGATTCCTCCTGTATACATGGGGAAGTGGGCTACTGCTTCAGATGCAGAAGTTCAACAAGAGTTAGAGAAAGGCACACCTTATACTTACCGTTTCCGAGTGCCAAAGGAAGGTTCACTGAAAATTAACGACCTTATTCGTGGTGAG GTCAGTTGGAATCTAAACACACTTGGTGATTTCGTGATCATGAGAAGCAATGGCCAGCCAGTGTATAACTTCTGTGTTACGGTTGATGATGCTACCATGCGCATCTCTCACGTTATCAG AGCTGAGGAGCACCTACCAAACACATTACGGCAAGCCCTCATTTATAAA GCTCTTGGATTTGCAATGCCTTTATTTGCCCATGTCTCACTCATTCTGGCTCCTGATAAAAGTAAACTCTCTAAACGTCATGGGGCTACTTCTGTGGGGCAG TATAAAGAGATGGGCTATCTGCCTCAGGCAATGGTCAATTATTTAGCACTCTTGGGCTGGGGTGATGGCACTGAAAATGAGTTCTTCACCATTGATGACTTGG TTGAGAAGTTCACTATCAATCGCGTCAATAAAAGTGGAGCAGTCTTTGACGCAACAAAATTGAA ATGGATGAATGGACAGCATCTACGGTCACTTCCTTCTGATTTGCTCATCAAGGACTTCGAAGATCGATGGAGGAGCACAGGCATTCTTCTGGAGTCTGAAAGTGGTTTTGCTAAA GAAGCTGCTGAGCTTTTGAAGGAGGGCATTGACTTGATAACAGATGCGGATGCTGCCCTTTGCAAATTATTGTCGTATCCCCTTCATGACACTTTAAGCAG TGATGAAGCTAAATCTGTGGTGGAAGACAAACTTTCTGAGGTTGCATCGGGTCTCATTGCTGCTTATGATAGTGGTGAGCTTGGTCAAGCACTAGCTGAAGGCCATGATGGTTGGAAGAAGTGGGTGAAATCTTTTGGCAAGACTCACAAAAGGAAG GGAAAGTCGCTATTTATGCCACTCCGAGTGCTGTTGACCGGGAAGCTTCACGGACCTGCCATGGACAGTACCGTAATCCTCGTTCACAAAGCAGGCACCTCTGGTGCGGTGGCCCCTCACTCTGGTTTCGTGAGTATCGCTGAAAGGTTCAAGATCCTGAAAGAGGTGGACTGGGAGTCACTGCAGAAACAACAAGAGTCCCCGGTTGAATCTGCCGTTCCCGCGGCTTCGTAA
- the LOC109746265 gene encoding bifunctional protein FolD 4, chloroplastic: MASTILSDCSSCATSRLLPLRRALHPPPPRFRPSPAPAPLPRRPLLAAATPLPLLPRARRMAALSAAASSADSATVLADASAKIIDGKLVAKQIREEVGVEIARMKDAIGVVPGLAVILVGSRKDSQTYVRNKKKACDAVGIKSYEVNLPEDASEYEVIKHIATFNDDPSVHGILVQLPLPHHMNDENILNAVSIEKDVDGFHPVNIGRLAMQGRDPFFVPCTPKGCMELLHRSGVEIKGKRAVVIGRSNIVGTPAALLLQKANATVSIVHSKTKNPEEITRQADIIIAAVGVANLVRGSWIKPGAAIIDVGINPVDDPASPRGYRLVGDVCFEEASKVAGAITPVPGGVGPMTIAMLLSNTLDSAKRIHKFK; the protein is encoded by the exons ATGGCGTCCACCATACTCTCCGACTGCTCCTCCTGCGCCACCtcccgcctcctccccctccgccgcgccctccacccgccgccgccccgcttcCGCCCCTCCCCCGCcccggcgccgttgccgaggaggcctctcctcgccgccgccaccccgcTCCCGCTCCTCCCCCGCGCGCGCCGCATGGCCGcgctctccgccgccgcctcttccGCCGACTCAG CCACTGTTTTGGCCGATGCGTCTGCAAAGATCATTGACGGGAAGCTGGTGGCGAAGCAAATAAGGGAGGAAGTCGGTGTTGAGATCGCCAGGATGAAGGACGCGATCGGGGTGGTGCCTGGGCTGGCGGTCATCCTAGTCGGCTCGAGGAAGGATTCCCAGACATACGTGCGGAACAAGAAGAAGGCGTGCGACGCGGTTGGTATCAAGTCATATGAGGTCAATCTGCCAGAGGACGCTTCCGAGTACGAGGTCATCAAGCACATAGCAACCTTCAACGATGACCCGTCGGTGCATGGCATCCTGGTTCAGCTGCCCTTACCTCAC CATATGAACGACGAGAACATATTGAATGCTGTTAGTATTGAAAAGGATGTTGATGGCTTTCATCCAGTGAACATTGGACGACTTGCGATGCAAGGTCGGGATCCATTCTTTGTTCCATGCACCCCTAAAGGATGCATGGAGCTGCTACACAGATCTGGAGTTGAAATAAAAGGGAAGAGAGCTGTTGTAATTGGAAGGAGCAATATTGTGGGGACGCCTGCTGCTTTACTCTTACAA AAAGCAAATGCAACTGTGAGTATTGTACATTCAAAAACCAAGAACCCCGAGGAAATAACAAGACAAGCAGATATTATAATCGCGGCTGTTGGAGTTGCTAACCTGGTCAGAGGGAGTTGGATAAAGCCTGGAGCTGCTATTATTGATGTTGGCATCAATCCGGTTGAT GATCCAGCAAGTCCTCGAGGTTACCGGCTAGTTGGAGATGTCTGCTTTGAGGAAGCCTCCAAGGTTGCAGGAGCCATCACACCAGTTCCCGGCGGTGTCGGGCCAATGACAATTGCGATGCTTCTGTCGAACACACTGGATTCAGCTAAAAGAATCCACAAATTCAAGTAA